In a genomic window of Streptomyces koelreuteriae:
- a CDS encoding gamma-glutamyl-gamma-aminobutyrate hydrolase family protein, with the protein MRPLIAVPARFSARTSALRYAAEVTARALIEAVWRAGGEPASIHPADNGTASRLARFDGVLLPGGGDLAPARYGAAHTHDTVYDVDTLQDTFDLDVARHALESGLPLLAICRGLQVVNVALGGTLEQDMGGPEHEHRHLTHPVALEPDSIVARATGAEKTDASCYHHQRVDRLGTGLRVTARAADGTTEALELPGTRGWFTAVQWHPEDTAHDDPAQQGLFDALVRAAAR; encoded by the coding sequence ATGAGGCCGCTGATCGCCGTCCCCGCCCGGTTCTCCGCACGGACCTCCGCCCTCCGCTACGCCGCCGAGGTCACCGCCCGTGCCCTGATCGAGGCCGTCTGGCGGGCCGGCGGCGAACCGGCGAGCATCCACCCGGCGGACAACGGCACCGCCTCCCGGCTCGCCCGCTTCGACGGCGTCCTGCTCCCCGGCGGCGGCGACCTCGCCCCCGCCCGCTACGGCGCCGCCCACACCCACGACACCGTCTACGACGTCGACACCCTCCAGGACACCTTCGACCTCGACGTCGCCCGCCACGCCCTGGAGTCGGGCCTGCCCCTGCTCGCGATCTGCCGCGGCCTCCAGGTCGTCAACGTGGCCCTCGGCGGCACCCTGGAGCAGGACATGGGCGGCCCGGAGCACGAGCACCGGCACCTGACGCACCCGGTCGCCCTGGAACCGGACTCAATCGTCGCCCGCGCCACCGGCGCCGAGAAGACCGACGCGTCCTGCTACCACCATCAGCGCGTCGACCGCCTGGGCACCGGCCTGCGCGTCACGGCCCGGGCGGCCGACGGCACGACCGAGGCCCTCGAACTCCCGGGCACCCGGGGCTGGTTCACGGCCGTCCAGTGGCACCCCGAGGACACCGCCCACGACGACCCCGCCCAACAGGGCCTGTTCGACGCGCTCGTACGGGCCGCCGCCCGGTGA
- a CDS encoding aldehyde dehydrogenase has product MPAVTHDEWLRRAKAFQLSGAHHLDGADEPGSGATFPVVSPRDGRIIAEVADAGTAEVDAAVAAARRAFDTGPWPRLAPAERGRALLRLADLLDERREELALTVSLEMGKPISDADGIELRAVINTFRWYGQLADKLTDESPHTAPDALALVTREAAGVVGAVVPWNFPLTLAGWKIAPALAAGCTVVLKPSEHSPLSGLLLGRLATEAGLPPGVLNVVGGDGPTAGRALGLHPDVDVLAFTGSTAVGRHFLRYAADSNLKRVWLELGGKSPNIVLPDAPDLDQAAATAAWGIFFNQGEMCTAPSRLLVHSSIAERVTEAVVRRARELRVGDPLDPETEMGALVGRAHLDRVHDHVRRGVDEGARLRTGGERVLAETGGTYLEPTVLDQVDPGSRLAREEIFGPVLSVLAFDDLDEAVRLANATEYGLAAGLWTSDLSTAHQVSRRLKAGTVWVNCYEEGDLTVPFGGMKQSGNGRDKSVHALEKYTELKSTWIQL; this is encoded by the coding sequence ATGCCGGCCGTCACCCACGACGAGTGGCTGCGCCGCGCCAAGGCGTTCCAGCTCTCCGGCGCCCATCACCTCGACGGCGCCGACGAACCCGGCAGCGGGGCGACGTTCCCGGTCGTGTCCCCGAGAGACGGCCGGATCATCGCCGAGGTCGCCGACGCGGGCACCGCCGAGGTGGACGCGGCCGTCGCCGCCGCCCGGCGGGCCTTCGACACCGGCCCCTGGCCGCGCCTGGCACCCGCCGAGCGCGGCCGGGCCCTGCTCCGCCTCGCCGACCTGCTAGACGAGCGGCGCGAGGAACTGGCGTTGACCGTCAGCCTGGAGATGGGCAAACCCATCTCCGACGCCGACGGCATCGAACTGCGCGCCGTCATCAACACCTTCCGCTGGTACGGCCAGCTCGCGGACAAGCTCACCGACGAGTCCCCGCACACCGCCCCCGACGCCCTTGCCCTGGTCACCCGGGAGGCCGCCGGGGTGGTCGGGGCGGTCGTCCCCTGGAACTTCCCGCTGACCCTGGCCGGCTGGAAGATCGCCCCCGCCCTGGCGGCCGGCTGCACGGTCGTCCTGAAACCCTCCGAGCACTCCCCGCTCTCCGGCCTGCTCCTGGGCCGCCTCGCGACCGAGGCCGGGCTGCCGCCGGGCGTGCTCAACGTCGTGGGCGGCGACGGACCCACAGCCGGCCGGGCCCTCGGGCTCCACCCCGACGTCGACGTCCTGGCCTTCACCGGCTCCACCGCCGTCGGACGCCACTTCCTGCGCTACGCCGCCGACTCCAACCTCAAGCGGGTCTGGCTGGAACTCGGCGGCAAGTCGCCCAACATCGTCCTGCCCGACGCCCCCGACCTCGACCAGGCCGCCGCCACGGCCGCCTGGGGCATCTTCTTCAACCAGGGCGAGATGTGCACGGCGCCCTCCCGGCTGCTCGTGCACTCCTCGATCGCCGAGCGCGTCACCGAGGCCGTCGTCCGGCGGGCCCGGGAGCTGCGCGTCGGCGACCCTCTCGACCCGGAGACGGAGATGGGAGCGCTGGTCGGCCGGGCACACCTGGACCGGGTGCACGACCACGTCCGGCGCGGCGTCGACGAGGGCGCCCGGCTGCGCACCGGAGGCGAACGGGTCCTCGCCGAGACGGGCGGGACATACCTGGAGCCCACCGTCCTCGACCAGGTCGATCCCGGTTCGCGACTGGCCCGGGAGGAGATCTTCGGCCCCGTCCTGTCCGTGCTCGCCTTCGACGACCTCGACGAGGCGGTCCGCCTGGCCAACGCCACCGAGTACGGTCTCGCCGCCGGCCTGTGGACCTCCGACCTGTCCACCGCCCACCAGGTCTCCCGCAGGCTGAAGGCGGGCACGGTCTGGGTCAACTGCTATGAGGAGGGCGACCTGACCGTGCCCTTCGGCGGCATGAAGCAGTCGGGCAACGGCCGCGACAAGTCCGTCCACGCGCTGGAGAAGTACACCGAGCTCAAGAGCACCTGGATCCAGCTATGA
- a CDS encoding APC family permease yields the protein MDSQTVSPHTAKPDAPTAGTLKPDALGVLGILFFVLSAQAPLTGIAGAAPIAVALGNGPGVPAAYLVAGLVILLFSVGFVAMGRHVVDAGAFYTYIGKGLGRTTGTGSAGLALFAYCTIQAAMYGLYGSIVSGLVAHHTGLDLPWWVWTLATMAVVQVLGAAGVEMGAKVLAVFVLAEFSILAVFALVTLVQGGGPEGLGLADSFSPSAALDGAPGVAVMFAVASMFGFEATAIYGEEAREPKKTVPRATYLAVAVVTGFFALTSWMIISSYGASQATAAAGKALEGGDGAGFVFAPIAAEFGGWVGDVLPILLATSLFAGILTFHNSANRYLFSLGRDRLLPRRLCGLNRRHAPWAAGCVQTVLALLLVLPFALAGKDPVLTLFSWFSGVAVLAMMLLYLLTSVSVVVFFRRERLDTRPWNTLIAPSLGALGIAGAIWLILANFTTLIGGERTTALWLTLSVPVVMALGLAAARLRKPSAGE from the coding sequence GTGGACAGTCAGACGGTCTCCCCGCACACGGCGAAACCGGACGCGCCCACCGCAGGCACGCTCAAGCCCGACGCCCTCGGCGTCCTGGGCATCCTCTTCTTCGTCCTGTCCGCACAGGCCCCGCTCACCGGCATCGCCGGCGCGGCCCCCATCGCCGTGGCGCTCGGCAACGGGCCCGGCGTGCCCGCCGCCTATCTGGTGGCGGGCCTGGTGATCCTGCTGTTCTCGGTGGGCTTCGTCGCCATGGGCCGCCATGTCGTGGACGCGGGCGCCTTCTACACGTACATCGGCAAAGGCCTGGGCCGGACCACCGGCACCGGCAGCGCGGGCCTCGCACTCTTCGCCTACTGCACCATCCAGGCCGCCATGTACGGGCTCTACGGCTCCATCGTGAGCGGTCTGGTCGCGCACCACACCGGCCTCGACCTGCCCTGGTGGGTGTGGACGCTGGCCACCATGGCCGTCGTGCAGGTGCTCGGCGCCGCCGGTGTCGAGATGGGCGCCAAGGTGCTGGCCGTCTTCGTCCTGGCGGAGTTCAGCATCCTCGCCGTCTTCGCCCTGGTCACGCTTGTCCAGGGCGGCGGCCCCGAGGGCCTCGGCCTCGCCGACAGCTTCTCCCCGTCCGCAGCCCTCGACGGAGCGCCGGGCGTGGCCGTGATGTTCGCCGTGGCGTCCATGTTCGGCTTCGAGGCCACCGCGATCTACGGCGAGGAGGCCCGCGAGCCGAAGAAGACCGTGCCACGGGCCACGTATCTCGCGGTCGCCGTCGTCACCGGCTTCTTCGCCCTGACCTCCTGGATGATCATCTCCTCCTACGGCGCCTCCCAGGCCACCGCGGCCGCGGGCAAGGCGCTGGAGGGCGGTGACGGGGCCGGGTTCGTCTTCGCGCCCATCGCGGCCGAGTTCGGCGGCTGGGTGGGCGATGTGCTGCCGATCCTGCTCGCCACCTCGCTCTTCGCGGGCATCCTCACCTTCCACAACTCCGCCAACCGCTATCTGTTCTCGCTCGGCCGCGACCGGCTGCTGCCGCGCCGGCTGTGCGGCCTCAACCGCCGCCACGCTCCCTGGGCGGCCGGGTGCGTCCAGACCGTCCTGGCGCTCCTCCTCGTGCTCCCCTTCGCCTTGGCGGGCAAGGACCCGGTGCTGACACTGTTCTCCTGGTTCAGCGGGGTCGCCGTCCTGGCGATGATGCTGCTGTACCTGCTGACGTCGGTGTCCGTCGTCGTCTTCTTCCGCCGCGAACGCCTCGACACCCGCCCCTGGAACACCCTGATCGCACCCTCGCTGGGGGCGCTCGGCATCGCCGGGGCGATCTGGCTCATCCTCGCCAACTTCACCACCCTCATCGGCGGCGAGCGCACCACGGCCCTGTGGCTCACCTTGTCGGTGCCGGTGGTCATGGCGCTGGGTCTGGCGGCCGCGCGGCTGCGCAAACCGTCCGCCGGCGAATGA